Proteins co-encoded in one Setaria viridis chromosome 9, Setaria_viridis_v4.0, whole genome shotgun sequence genomic window:
- the LOC117836924 gene encoding uncharacterized protein, giving the protein MARTKFAALGFIVLLSIGLSNAARVSRYVSAGGGGGGGGGGGSGDGSGSGYGSGSGSGYGQAGGSSGGSYASGGGGGGGGGGGQNGGSGYGLGSGSGYGQAGGYGSNGGAYAQGGGQGGGGGGGQNGGSGYGSGSGSGSAQTGGYGSYGGGSYAQGGGQGGGGGGGQNGGSGSGSGSGSGYGQASGYGPYGGGYAQAGGQGGGGGGGGGQYGGSGQGSGSGSGYGQAGGYGPYGGGYAQAGGQGGGGGGGQSGPGGSGYGNGSGSGSGSAGSGGGYP; this is encoded by the coding sequence ATGGCTAGAACAAAGTTCGCAGCACTTGGCTTCATTGTCCTCCTCAGCATTGGCCTCTCCAATGCTGCTAGGGTTTCTCGATATGTGAGTGCtgggggtggaggtggtggtggaggaggtggtgggtcTGGGGATGGTTCGGGATCAGGATATGGATCTGGTTCTGGTTCTGGGTATGGCCAGGCAGGCGGATCTTCTGGGGGATCATATGCTAGTGGaggcggtgggggtggaggtggtggagggggGCAGAATGGAGGATCTGGATATGGTTTAGGCTCTGGTTCTGGCTACGGTCAGGCTGGCGGGTATGGGTCTAATGGTGGAGCATATGCTCAGGGAGGCGGacaaggcggaggcggaggcggtgggcaAAATGGTGGGTCTGGCTATGGCTCTGGTTCTGGTTCTGGATCCGCCCAAACCGGTGGTTATGGGTCCTATGGTGGAGGGTCGTATGCCCAGGGTGGTGGTcaaggtggaggtggtggcggtgggcaaAATGGTGGGTCAGGAAGTGGATCTGGTTCTGGTTCTGGATATGGTCAAGCTAGTGGATATGGACCATATGGTGGTGGTTATGCTCAGGCAGGTGggcaaggcggtggcggcggcggcggtggtggacaATATGGTGGTTCTGGACAAGGTTCCGGTTCTGGTTCCGGTTATGGCCAAGCTGGTGGTTATGGACCGTATGGTGGTGGATATGCTCAGGCTGGTGGccaaggtggcggcggtggtggtgggcaaAGTGGTCCAGGTGGCAGCGGATATGGCAACGGCTCGGGAAGTGGTTCTGGGTCTGCTGGTAGTGGTGGTGGATACCCATAA
- the LOC140221122 gene encoding uncharacterized protein, whose amino-acid sequence MAAPAVSMAQLGSLITVRLTRENFLLWKTQAVPVLHASNLFGYVDGSIIAPPITINEGSDDAAQVLANPDYLRWYQQDQMVMIALLASMSEDILGQMIRLTSARQVWEALHDMFGSQNRARVMQVRYQLSNLKKKDLGAADYFHKMKSFADTMASIGHPLSNEEVLEYMLAGLGSEYEALVTTMTALDNPVILNTFYAHLLSAELCLEQNVATGKLYSSANSVSRNYGGGNRGGGHGSKGSGPKPTCQVCNKYGHDALRCRNRFNHAFQPEENRELAANAVNSTNDAYTVDTNWYTDSGTTDHLTSDLDRLTVREPYSGKDHVQVANGAGPAGSDEHSSAGSASMPPLPHSPLASPECASTAQPPVSVELVPLPGPVPAAAAPVPVEPAPPPPCHPMMTRLRNNITKPVIPTDGTVRYDYKRRAFLAEPTSYRTALGDAHWCAAMEDEHSALLRNGTWTLVPRPHGQNVIGSRWVFKVKHKPDGSVDKFKARLVAQGFTQRYGVDYFDTYSPVVKPATVRLVLTIALSQNWSVQQLDISNAFLHGVLEETAYMRQPPGFEDPVILIMFANCTSQFMDLNSHRVLGIRVSVTGFINSDGITIYMLIYVDDIINASSCPRALTHLIQVLRVSFPVKDHGPLHFFLGIEAVRDPGGMLLSQSNVVGALQYLTLTRPDISFTVNKAVQTIGVLLQAMLFSFVLI is encoded by the exons ATGGCGGCCCCTGCAGTCTCCATGGCTCAGCTTGGCAGCCTGATTACCGTGCGTTTGACACGGGAGAACTTCCTTTTGTGGAAGACACAGGCTGTGCCTGTGTTGCATGCGTCCAACCTCTTCGGCTACGTTGACGGCTCTATCATCGCTCCGCCGATCACCATCAACGAAGGTTCCGATGATGCCGCCCAGGTACTGGCAAACCCGGATTATCTCCGGTGGTACCAGCAGGATCAGATGGTGATGATTGCCTTGCTGGCTTCAATGTCTGAGGACATTCTTGGGCAGATGATACGTCTTACCTCTGCTCGTCAAGTCTGGGAGGCCTTGCATGACATGTTTGGCTCCCAGAATCGTGCCCGTGTCATGCAGGTTCGCTACCAGCTATCAAACTTGAAGAAGAAGGATCTGGGCGCTGCAGATTACTTCCACAAGATGAAAAGCTTTGCCGACACCATGGCTTCCATTGGCCATCCTCTATCTAATGAAGAGGTCCTTGAATACATGCTTGCTGGGCTCGGCTCCGAGTATGAGGCGCTTGTCACCACGATGACTGCACTTGATAACCCGGTCATCCTCAACACATTCTATGCCCACCTTCTCAGTGCCGAGCTCTGCCTCGAGCAGAACGTCGCCACTGGGAAGCTCTACTCCTCTGCCAACTCCGTCTCTCGCAACTACGGTGGTGGCAACCGTGGTGGTGGGCACGGCAG CAAGGGCAGTGGCCCTAAGCCTACATGCCAGGTTTGCAACAAGTACGGCCATGACGCACTCCGCTGCCGCAACCGCTTCAATCATGCCTTCCAGCCTGAGGAGAACCGCGAGCTTGCCGCCAATGCAGTGAACAGTACCAATGATGCCTACACTGTCGACACCAATTGGTACACAGACTCTGGCACGACAGATCACCTGACGAGCGACCTCGATCGCCTCACTGTCCGTGAGCCCTATTCTGGCAAGGACCATGTCCAGGTTGCTAATGGTGCAG GTCCAGCAGGTTCGGATGAACACAGCAGTGCTGGCTCGGCATCGATGCCACCCTTGCCGCATTCACCATTAGCATCCCCGGAGTGTGCATCTACAGCACAGCCACCTGTGTCAGTGGAACTAGTGCCGCTGCCAGGGCCGgtacctgcagcagcagcacctgtACCAGTGGaaccagcaccgccaccgccttgtCACCCAATGATGACTCGTCTCCGCAACAACATCACAAAGCCTGTGATTCCGACAGACGGCACTGTCCGTTACGACTACAAGCGCCGAGCTTTTCTTGCTGAACCCACTTCCTACCGCACTGCCCTTGGAGATGCTCACTGGTGCGCTGCCATGGAGGATGAGCACTCTGCTCTTCTCCGGAATGGCACCTGGACATTGGTGCCACGGCCGCACGGCCAGAATGTGATTGGCAGCCGGTGGGTGTTCAAAGTTAAGCACAAGCCTGATGGTTCTGTCGACAAATTTAAAGCTCGGCTCGTTGCTCAAGGCTTCACACAACGCTACGGCGTGGACTACTTCGACACATACAGCCCGGTTGTGAAGCCAGCTACTGTGCGACTCGTGCTCACTATTGCTTTGTCACAAAATTGGAGTGTGCAGCAACTCGACATCAGCAATGCGTTCCTCCATGGAGTGTTGGAGGAGACAGCCTACATGCGCCAACCGCCGGGTTTTGAGGACCCCGTCATCCTGATCATGTTTGCAAACTGCACAAGTCAATTTATGGACTTAAACAGTCACCGCGTGCTTGGTATTCGCGTCTCAGTGACAGGCTTCATCAACTCG GATGGCATCACAATCTACATGCTGATCTATGTCGATGACATCATTAATGCAAGCTCCTGCCCCAGGGCATTAACACATCTCATTCAGGTCCTGCGTGTCTCCTTCCCAGTTAAGGATCATGGTCCGCTCCATTTCTTTCTGGGAATAGAAGCTGTCCGTGATCCAGGGGGAATGTTACTCTCACAAAGCAA TGTTGTTGGGGCTCTCCAGTATTTGACGCTTACAAGACCAGACATATCGTTCACTGTCAACAAG gCGGTGCAGACAATCGGCGTTCTACTGCAGGCCATGCTCTTTTCTTTTGTCCTAATTTGA